Proteins co-encoded in one Bradyrhizobium sp. 170 genomic window:
- a CDS encoding DUF934 domain-containing protein encodes MPLVKNGRITTDLFVHIADGAELPGDGAILVPAARFLEDPEAVLKHAGKVGVIWPNNRDLDDLVPYLDRLAAVALVFPSFRDGRAYSQARLLRERHGYDGELRATGQVLRDQFVFMSRAGFDTFEVKKDADADAFAETMKRYSVFYQPTGDGRVTALNRRMQLRHSESAGQ; translated from the coding sequence ATGCCACTCGTTAAGAACGGAAGAATCACTACCGACCTGTTCGTCCATATTGCCGACGGCGCCGAGCTGCCAGGCGATGGAGCGATCCTTGTTCCGGCGGCACGTTTCCTCGAGGATCCGGAAGCTGTTCTGAAGCACGCTGGCAAAGTCGGCGTGATCTGGCCGAACAATCGCGATCTCGACGATCTCGTCCCATATCTCGATCGTCTCGCCGCGGTGGCGCTGGTGTTCCCGAGCTTCCGCGATGGCCGCGCCTACAGCCAGGCGCGCCTCTTGCGCGAACGCCACGGCTATGACGGCGAATTGCGCGCCACCGGCCAGGTGCTGCGTGACCAGTTCGTGTTCATGTCGCGCGCCGGCTTCGACACCTTCGAGGTGAAGAAAGATGCCGACGCCGATGCCTTCGCCGAGACCATGAAGCGCTATTCGGTGTTCTACCAGCCGACCGGCGATGGCCGCGTCACCGCGCTCAATCGGCGGATGCAGTTGCGTCATTCGGAGAGTGCCGGCCAGTGA